Proteins found in one Amblyomma americanum isolate KBUSLIRL-KWMA unplaced genomic scaffold, ASM5285725v1 scaffold_74, whole genome shotgun sequence genomic segment:
- the LOC144112369 gene encoding uncharacterized protein LOC144112369, whose amino-acid sequence MPTLHSGKHVDYHHLNSACNSDVESTPQDTVSHNAALDCAGSSSWNLDSAPHHHADEHAPDGIPIIRTRTPMGASGFLSSQHALGVGGAGQEGISPEQQRFNHHIVKLLLEIRSDIKELKGNYSATLDMETGSDAVMVATSLEKLADIEEVLADKDQRALQIRKLALIGGETTDETTKLIMKTLVKTPVALRYTLEGRGEKQSFKNLRLYSAIV is encoded by the exons ATGCCTACACTTCATTCAGGTAAACATGTGGACTACCACCATCTCAACTCAG CTTGCAACAGTGATGTAGAATCTACCCCACAAGACACTGTGAGCCACAATGCTGCCCTTGATTGTGCCGGCTCCAGCTCTTGGAATCTGGATTCAG CTCCTCACCACCACGCAGATGAACATGCTCCAGATGGCATTCCCATTATCAGGACTCGCACTCCGATGGGAGCCTCTGGCTTTCTCTCTTCGCAGCATGCACTTGGAGTTGGAG gtgcaggccaggaAGGCATTTCGCCTGAGCAGCAAC gctttAATCATCACATCGTGAAGCTGCTGCTGGAGATCCGTAGCGATATCAAGGAGTTAAAGGGAAACTATTCTGCCACTCTAGACATGGAAACTGGAAGCGATGCAGTGATGGTAGCGACGTCACTGGAAAAACTGGCAGACATTGAAGAGGTTTTGGCAGATAAAGACCAGAGGGCTCTTCAG atcagAAAGCTGGCACTTATCGGGGGCGAGACGACTGATGAGACAACAAAACTTATCATGAAGACTTTAGTAAAAACTCCCGTGGCCCTCAGGTACACATTGGAGGGGCGGGGTGAAAAACAAAGTTTTAAGAATCTTCGGCTGTACAGTGCAATTGTTG